In a single window of the Rhodamnia argentea isolate NSW1041297 chromosome 2, ASM2092103v1, whole genome shotgun sequence genome:
- the LOC115736536 gene encoding metal tolerance protein 9 — translation MEQIILPVPHDRPSSTDLFQDHDDDSSAPSWRLSLTEFRLPPGDHPHPHSRFSCRHLLPTPRKERKLAEYYKKQESLLEGYNEMEAMTESGCFPGSLTEDEMKQLAKSERFAVHISNLANVVLFIAKVYASVQSRSLAVIASTLDSFLDLLSGFILWFTANAMRNPNQYHYPIGKKRMQPVGIIVFASVMATLGLQILLESFRDIMSKSHPETDSEKEKWMIGIMVSVTVVKFALMVYCRRFKNEIVRAYAQDHFFDVITNSVGLVAAVLSIRYYWWIDPIGAIIIAIYTISTWARMVVENVWSLIGRTAPPEFIAKLTYLIWNHNEEIKHIDTVRAYTFGSHYFVEVDIVLPEDMLLNQAHNIGETLQEKLEQLPEVERAFVHIDFEFSHRPEHKSRV, via the exons ATGGAGCAGATCATCCTTCCTGTCCCCCATGATCGTCCTTCCTCCACTGACCTCTTCCAGGACCACGACGACGACTCCTCCGCTCCCTCATGGCGTCTCAGCCTCACCGAGTTCCGCCTCCCTCCCGGcgaccacccccacccccactcTCGCTTCTCCTGCCGCCACCTCCTCCCTACTCCGA GGAAAGAGCGCAAGCTAGCAGAATATTACAAGAAACAGGAAAGCCTTCTTGAAGGATACAATGAGATGGAGGCCATGACTGAGTCAGGGTGTTTTCCCGGGAGCCTAACTGAG GATGAAATGAAGCAGCTCGCAAAGAGCGAAAGATTTGCAGTCCACATTTCAAACTTAGCAAACGTTGTGCTTTTCATAGCAAAGGTCTACGCTTCCGTTCAGAGCAGATCACTGGCAGTTATCGCCTCAACCTTGGACTCATTCTTAGATCTACTGTCAGGGTTTATTTTGTGGTTCACAGCAAATGCTATGAGGAACCCCAACCAATATCATTACCCTATTGGTAAGAAGCGGATGCAACCAGTG GGTATTATTGTATTTGCTTCAGTAATGGCAACTCTTGGCTTACAAATCCTGTTGGAGTCTTTTCGAGATATCATGTCCAAG TCACACCCAGAAACTGATAGTGAGAAGGAGAAGTGGATGATCGGGATTATGGTTTCTGTCACAGTAGTAAAGTTTGCCCTTATGGTCTATTGTCGAAGATTCAAGAATGAAATTGTTAGAGCCTATGCTCAAGATCATTTCTTTGATGTTATAACTAATTCTGTCGGTCTGGTGGCGGCTGTCCTATCCATCCGCTACTACTGGTGGATAGATCCCATTGGAGCTATAATA ATAGCAATTTATACCATAAGCACGTGGGCAAGAATGGTGGTTGAGAATGTATGGTCGCTTATTGGAAGAACAGCCCCACCTGAATTTATAGCGAAGTTAACATATCTCATTTGGAACCATAATGAAGAGATCAAGCACATTGACACAGTGAGAGCTTACACTTTTGGTTCTCATTACTTCGTGGAGGTCGACATAGTATTGCCTGAAGACATGCTCTTGAACCAAGCCCACAATATCGGGGAAACACTTCAGGAGAAGCTTGAACAATTGCCCGAAGTTGAGCGAGCTTTCGTCCATATTGATTTTGAGTTTAGTCACAGGCCTGAGCACAAGAGCAGAGTATGA